Proteins encoded by one window of Roseibium sp. Sym1:
- a CDS encoding YaiI/YqxD family protein, with the protein MTVLYVDADACPVKDEAIRVGERHKVAIKFVSNSWMRLPEGDLIERVIVPEGPDEADNWIAERAQTGDVVITADVPLASRCVKAGALVLGPTGKPFSEEAIGMRLAMRDLKTHLREIGEIKEGGPSFTKQDRSRFLNQLETIMRAAKRLSGTS; encoded by the coding sequence GTGACCGTGCTTTACGTGGACGCCGACGCCTGTCCGGTGAAAGACGAAGCCATCCGGGTCGGGGAACGGCACAAGGTGGCGATCAAATTCGTTTCCAACAGCTGGATGCGCCTGCCCGAAGGCGATCTGATCGAACGGGTGATCGTGCCCGAAGGCCCGGACGAGGCGGACAACTGGATCGCGGAACGGGCGCAGACCGGTGATGTCGTGATCACCGCGGACGTGCCGCTGGCCTCGCGCTGCGTCAAGGCCGGCGCCCTGGTGCTCGGTCCTACCGGCAAGCCGTTCAGCGAGGAAGCCATCGGCATGCGCCTCGCCATGCGCGATCTGAAAACCCATCTGCGCGAGATCGGAGAGATCAAGGAAGGCGGTCCATCCTTCACCAAACAGGACCGGTCCCGTTTTCTCAACCAGCTCGAGACCATCATGCGGGCGGCCAAGAGACTGTCAGGCACCAGCTGA
- a CDS encoding cold-shock protein, translating to MRENGTIKFFNHDRGFGFITPDNGGKDVFVHVTAFEQAGIGTPVEGAKISFVAEDDRRGRGKQAAQLELV from the coding sequence ATGCGTGAGAACGGCACCATCAAATTCTTCAACCACGACCGTGGCTTCGGCTTCATCACCCCGGACAATGGCGGCAAGGATGTCTTTGTTCACGTGACTGCTTTCGAGCAGGCCGGGATCGGAACGCCGGTCGAAGGCGCGAAAATCTCCTTCGTCGCCGAAGACGACCGTCGCGGCCGCGGCAAGCAGGCTGCTCAGCTCGAGCTGGTCTAA
- the choV gene encoding choline ABC transporter ATP-binding protein: MPVVTFKDVDIVFGEKPETALPLIDAGRTRQEIQAETGQILGVAGATFDIHEGEVIVLMGLSGSGKSTLLRAVNGLNPVIRGEVQVHDGSNYVNPETCSENDLRELRRHRIGMVFQQFGLLPWRTVAENVGFGLELAGMPQKERASKVEAQLKLVGLTGWGEKYVHELSGGMQQRVGLARAFATDAPLLLMDEPFSALDPLIRDKLQDELLDLQKELNRTIIFVSHDLDEAAKIGSRIAIMEGGRVIQLGTPQEIVKAPATEYVADFVSHMNPLNVLRARDIMVPPGSLSGSLANGLNCDANTPIREVARLKKSSSEPVVVQKDGAIVGMIGEKELLDCML, from the coding sequence ATGCCCGTGGTTACCTTCAAGGATGTCGACATCGTCTTCGGCGAAAAGCCGGAAACCGCGTTGCCCCTGATCGATGCGGGCAGGACCCGTCAGGAGATCCAGGCGGAAACCGGCCAGATCCTCGGCGTTGCCGGCGCCACATTCGATATCCACGAAGGCGAGGTGATCGTGCTGATGGGCCTGTCGGGCTCGGGCAAGTCGACGCTCCTGCGCGCGGTCAACGGCCTCAACCCGGTCATCCGGGGCGAGGTCCAGGTTCATGACGGCAGCAATTACGTGAACCCGGAAACCTGTTCGGAAAACGATCTCAGGGAATTGCGCCGCCATCGCATCGGCATGGTATTCCAGCAATTCGGGCTTTTGCCGTGGCGCACGGTGGCGGAAAATGTCGGCTTCGGCCTGGAACTGGCGGGCATGCCTCAAAAGGAGCGGGCCTCGAAGGTGGAGGCGCAGCTCAAGCTGGTCGGCCTGACCGGCTGGGGCGAGAAATACGTCCACGAGCTCTCCGGCGGCATGCAGCAGCGTGTCGGCCTGGCCCGGGCCTTTGCCACGGATGCACCGCTGCTCCTGATGGACGAGCCGTTCTCCGCGCTGGATCCGCTGATCCGCGACAAGCTGCAGGACGAGTTGCTCGACCTGCAGAAGGAGCTCAACCGGACCATCATCTTCGTCAGCCATGATCTCGACGAGGCCGCCAAGATCGGTTCGCGCATCGCGATCATGGAAGGCGGCCGGGTGATCCAGCTCGGCACGCCGCAGGAGATCGTCAAGGCGCCGGCGACCGAGTATGTCGCCGATTTCGTCAGCCACATGAACCCGCTCAACGTGCTGCGCGCCCGTGACATCATGGTGCCGCCCGGCAGTCTCTCGGGATCGCTGGCAAACGGCCTCAATTGCGATGCCAACACGCCGATCCGCGAGGTCGCCAGGCTGAAGAAATCCAGTTCGGAGCCGGTGGTCGTGCAAAAGGACGGCGCCATTGTCGGAATGATCGGCGAAAAGGAACTGCTGGACTGCATGCTTTGA
- the choW gene encoding choline ABC transporter permease subunit: MDWLTDNKLPIGPWARSLVDWLTDNALWVFDGISYFLETLIDSILWLLQTPHPLVIVAIAVGLGYAVHRTIAFAVFVALSLLLIINQGYWEETTETLALVIAASVVCMAVGVPVGVLGAHHPRFYAAIRPVLDLMQTIPTFVYLIPALILFGLGMVPGLIATVIFAIPAPIRLTQLGVSSTPTALIEAGQAFGATRRQLLWKIELPYALPQIMAGLTQTIMLSLSMVVIAALVGADGLGVPTLRALNTVNIAQGFEVGVCIVLIAIVLDRFFRAQEGGKR, encoded by the coding sequence TTGGATTGGCTGACAGACAACAAGCTGCCGATCGGCCCGTGGGCACGGTCCCTGGTCGATTGGCTCACCGACAATGCCCTTTGGGTATTTGACGGCATTTCATATTTCCTGGAAACGCTGATCGACAGCATCCTGTGGCTGCTCCAGACGCCGCATCCGCTGGTCATCGTGGCGATTGCGGTGGGCCTCGGCTATGCGGTGCATCGCACGATCGCATTCGCTGTGTTTGTGGCGCTTTCGCTGCTGCTCATCATCAACCAGGGATACTGGGAAGAAACCACCGAAACCCTGGCCCTGGTGATCGCGGCCTCCGTGGTCTGCATGGCCGTCGGCGTGCCGGTTGGCGTGTTGGGCGCGCATCATCCGCGCTTTTACGCGGCCATTCGTCCGGTGCTCGACCTGATGCAGACGATCCCGACCTTCGTTTATCTGATCCCGGCGCTGATCCTGTTCGGCCTCGGCATGGTGCCCGGTCTGATCGCAACGGTGATCTTCGCCATTCCAGCGCCGATCCGCCTGACCCAGCTCGGCGTGTCCTCGACGCCAACGGCGCTGATCGAGGCGGGCCAGGCCTTCGGCGCCACCAGGCGCCAGCTCTTGTGGAAGATCGAGTTGCCCTATGCCCTGCCGCAGATCATGGCGGGCCTGACCCAGACCATCATGCTGTCGCTTTCCATGGTCGTTATCGCGGCGCTGGTCGGTGCCGACGGCCTTGGCGTGCCGACCCTTCGGGCGTTGAACACGGTCAACATCGCGCAGGGCTTTGAAGTCGGCGTCTGCATCGTCCTGATCGCCATCGTTCTCGACCGGTTCTTCCGGGCGCAGGAAGGAGGCAAGCGATGA
- a CDS encoding choline ABC transporter substrate-binding protein, giving the protein MNITAKLAGGLALGLMLTGTALANDPESCKAVRFSDVGWTDITATTAATSVVLEALGYEPDVKILSVPVTYASLKNKDIDIFLGNWMPTMEGDIKAYREDGSVETVRANLEGAKYTLAVPKYTYDKGLKSFQDIAKFKDDLDGKIYGIEPGNDGNRLIIGMIDENLFGLEGFEVVESSEQGMLAQVARANRRENDIVFLGWEPHPMNANFEMAYLDGGDDIFGPNYGGATVYTNVRAGYAKECPNVGKLLENLEFSLAMENEIMGAILIDGEDPNKAAAAWLKEHPATFENWLVGVKTFDGGDSFAAVKGALGL; this is encoded by the coding sequence ATGAATATCACAGCGAAACTCGCTGGAGGTCTGGCGCTTGGTCTGATGCTCACGGGAACGGCACTGGCCAACGACCCTGAATCCTGCAAGGCCGTGCGTTTCTCCGACGTCGGCTGGACCGATATTACCGCTACCACCGCTGCAACTTCGGTTGTGCTGGAAGCACTCGGCTATGAGCCGGACGTCAAGATCCTGTCCGTGCCGGTGACCTACGCGTCCCTGAAGAACAAGGACATCGACATCTTCCTCGGCAACTGGATGCCGACCATGGAAGGCGACATCAAGGCCTACCGGGAAGACGGTTCCGTGGAAACGGTCCGGGCGAACCTGGAAGGGGCCAAATACACCCTGGCCGTACCGAAATACACCTATGACAAGGGCCTCAAGAGCTTCCAGGACATCGCCAAGTTCAAGGACGATCTCGACGGCAAGATCTACGGCATCGAGCCGGGCAATGACGGCAACCGCCTCATCATCGGCATGATCGACGAGAACCTCTTCGGCCTCGAAGGCTTCGAGGTGGTCGAGTCCTCCGAGCAGGGCATGCTGGCCCAGGTGGCCCGCGCCAACCGCCGCGAGAACGACATCGTCTTCCTCGGCTGGGAACCGCATCCGATGAACGCCAATTTCGAGATGGCCTATCTCGACGGCGGCGACGACATTTTCGGCCCGAATTACGGCGGTGCCACGGTCTATACCAACGTGCGCGCGGGCTACGCCAAGGAGTGCCCCAATGTCGGCAAGCTCTTGGAGAACCTGGAATTCTCGCTGGCCATGGAAAACGAGATCATGGGTGCGATCCTGATCGACGGCGAGGACCCGAACAAGGCGGCTGCCGCCTGGCTGAAGGAGCACCCGGCAACCTTCGAAAACTGGCTGGTCGGCGTGAAGACCTTTGATGGCGGCGACAGCTTCGCGGCCGTCAAGGGAGCCCTCGGCCTCTGA
- the betI gene encoding transcriptional regulator BetI, protein MPKVGMEAERRRSLIDATVDAIHERGYSDVTMAQIAKRAGVSGGLVHHYFGSKDQLLAATMRHLLTELGRAIRDSLSRAETPRERITAIISGNFAVDQFKPAVIAAWLAFYVQSRTTESNKRLLGIYSARLASNLTHNLRAFMPQPEARRVAEGTASMIDGVWIRQALSDAKTDRDAAIAMVEDYVETQIAAHLAREAKR, encoded by the coding sequence ATGCCCAAGGTCGGAATGGAAGCGGAGCGGCGGCGCAGCCTGATTGATGCGACGGTCGATGCGATCCATGAGCGCGGCTACAGCGACGTGACCATGGCGCAGATTGCCAAGCGCGCCGGCGTGTCCGGCGGCCTGGTGCATCACTATTTCGGGTCAAAGGACCAATTGCTGGCGGCGACCATGCGGCACCTCCTGACCGAACTCGGACGGGCGATCCGCGACAGCCTTTCCAGGGCTGAAACCCCGCGCGAGCGCATCACCGCGATCATCTCCGGCAACTTTGCCGTCGACCAGTTCAAGCCTGCCGTCATCGCCGCCTGGCTGGCCTTTTACGTTCAGTCGCGCACCACTGAAAGCAACAAGCGTCTGCTCGGGATCTACTCTGCCAGACTGGCCTCCAACCTGACCCACAACCTCAGGGCATTCATGCCGCAGCCTGAAGCCCGGCGCGTGGCCGAAGGCACCGCGTCGATGATCGACGGCGTGTGGATCCGCCAGGCGCTCTCGGATGCCAAGACCGACCGGGACGCCGCCATCGCCATGGTCGAGGACTATGTCGAAACCCAGATTGCCGCGCATCTCGCGCGTGAAGCGAAACGCTGA
- the betA gene encoding choline dehydrogenase, whose translation MSDQFDFIIVGAGSAGCALAYRLSEDPANKVLLLEFGGTDIGPLIQMPAALSYPMNMPLYDWGFQSEPEPHLGGRRLATPRGKVIGGSSSINGMVYVRGHACDFDTWEDMGASGWGYRHVLPYYKRLEHSHGGQTGWRGTNGPLHVQRGTKWNPLFHAFRDAGAQAGYGVTEDYNGERQEGFGDMEMTVHRGRRWSAANAYLKPALKRGNLTLIKGALARRILIEDKRATGVEYETGGEIRQVRAAREVVLAASSINSPKILMQSGIGPAADLGALGIDVVADRPGVGANLQDHLELYLQQACTQPITLYKHWNLISKALIGAQWLFFKQGLGASNQFESAAFIRSKAGVKYPDIQYHFLPFAVRYDGQAAAEGHGFQAHVGPMRSKSRGRIRLTSSDPKDKPSILFNYMSHEEDWEDFRTCIRLTREIFSQDAFADYRGKEIQPGDQVQSDEDLNDFIREHVESAYHPCGTCRMGAKDDPMAVVDPQCRVIGVDGLRVADSSIFPQITNGNLNAPSIMVGEKASDHILGKEPLPASNQEPWIHPDWDTSQR comes from the coding sequence ATGAGCGACCAGTTCGACTTCATCATCGTGGGCGCAGGTTCCGCCGGTTGCGCCCTCGCCTACCGGCTTTCCGAAGATCCCGCCAACAAGGTGCTGCTGCTGGAATTCGGCGGCACCGATATCGGCCCGCTGATCCAGATGCCGGCCGCCCTCTCCTACCCGATGAACATGCCGCTCTATGACTGGGGCTTCCAGAGCGAACCGGAACCGCATCTCGGCGGCCGCCGCCTCGCCACCCCGCGCGGCAAGGTGATCGGCGGCTCCTCGTCCATCAACGGCATGGTCTATGTGCGCGGTCATGCCTGCGACTTCGACACCTGGGAAGACATGGGGGCTTCGGGCTGGGGCTACCGTCACGTGCTGCCCTATTACAAACGCCTGGAACACAGCCATGGTGGCCAGACCGGCTGGCGCGGCACCAACGGACCGCTGCATGTCCAGCGCGGCACCAAGTGGAACCCGCTGTTCCACGCTTTCCGCGATGCCGGTGCCCAGGCGGGTTACGGCGTGACCGAAGACTACAATGGCGAGCGCCAGGAAGGCTTCGGCGACATGGAAATGACGGTCCACCGGGGCCGCCGCTGGTCCGCCGCAAATGCCTATCTGAAACCGGCCCTCAAGCGCGGCAACCTGACCCTGATCAAGGGCGCTTTGGCACGCCGGATCCTGATCGAGGACAAGCGCGCCACCGGCGTCGAATACGAGACCGGCGGCGAGATCCGCCAGGTGCGCGCTGCGCGCGAAGTCGTTCTGGCCGCCTCCTCGATCAACTCGCCGAAGATCCTGATGCAGTCCGGCATCGGCCCGGCAGCCGATCTCGGTGCTCTCGGCATCGATGTCGTCGCCGACCGGCCCGGCGTCGGCGCCAACCTGCAGGACCATCTGGAACTCTACCTGCAGCAGGCCTGCACCCAGCCGATCACGCTCTACAAGCACTGGAACCTCATTTCCAAGGCCCTGATCGGCGCCCAGTGGCTGTTCTTCAAGCAGGGGCTCGGCGCGTCCAACCAGTTCGAGAGCGCTGCCTTCATCCGCTCGAAGGCCGGCGTCAAATACCCTGATATCCAGTATCACTTCCTGCCCTTCGCCGTGCGCTATGACGGTCAGGCGGCGGCGGAAGGTCATGGTTTCCAGGCCCATGTCGGACCCATGCGCTCGAAGTCCCGCGGCCGGATCAGGCTGACATCCAGCGACCCGAAGGACAAGCCGTCGATCCTGTTCAACTACATGTCCCACGAGGAAGACTGGGAAGACTTCCGCACCTGCATCCGTCTCACGCGGGAAATCTTCAGTCAGGACGCCTTTGCCGACTATCGCGGCAAGGAGATCCAGCCGGGTGACCAGGTGCAAAGCGACGAGGATCTCAACGATTTCATCCGCGAGCATGTCGAGAGCGCCTATCATCCCTGCGGCACCTGCCGGATGGGCGCCAAGGACGACCCGATGGCCGTGGTCGATCCGCAGTGCCGGGTGATCGGCGTCGACGGCCTGCGCGTTGCCGACAGCTCGATTTTCCCGCAAATCACCAATGGCAATCTCAACGCACCATCGATTATGGTTGGTGAAAAGGCCTCGGACCATATTCTCGGCAAGGAACCGCTGCCGGCGTCCAACCAGGAGCCGTGGATCCATCCGGACTGGGACACCAGTCAGCGCTAA
- the betB gene encoding betaine-aldehyde dehydrogenase, whose protein sequence is MRAQPQASHYVGGSYLESQNGTPFDSLYPATGEVIAQIKAADDAVVEAAIQTAIAGQKIWAATPPVERGRVLRRAAEILRAKNHELSVLETLDTGKPLQETLVADAASGADCLEYFGGLAATLTGEHIDLGGSFAYTKREPLGICFGIGAWNYPIQIACWKAAPALVCGNAMIFKPSEVTPLSALKLAEALTEAGLPEGVFNVIQGFGDVGAKMVAHPAVAKVSLTGSVPTGAKVAALAGEHLKKTTLELGGKSPLIVFDDADIDNAVSAAINANFYSTGQICSNGTRVFVHTGIKEAFLARLAERTANAVLGDPLDEATNIGPLISRQQFDKVMHYMQVGAREGARLVCGGGSASVDSFPDGYFVQPTVFADVTDDMTIAREEIFGPVLSVLDFTGEDEVIARANDTEFGLAAGVFTKDIQRAHRVIDGLQAGTCWINTYNLTPIEMPFGGYKKSGIGRENGHAAIEYYSQTKSVYVEMGGVEAAF, encoded by the coding sequence ATGCGCGCCCAACCGCAAGCGTCACACTATGTCGGCGGGTCCTATCTGGAAAGCCAGAACGGCACCCCTTTCGACAGCCTCTACCCCGCCACCGGCGAGGTGATCGCACAGATCAAGGCCGCGGACGACGCCGTCGTCGAGGCCGCCATCCAGACCGCTATAGCCGGTCAGAAGATCTGGGCGGCCACGCCGCCCGTCGAGCGTGGCCGGGTGCTGCGCCGCGCGGCGGAAATCCTGCGCGCAAAGAACCACGAGCTGTCGGTCCTGGAAACGCTCGACACCGGCAAGCCGCTGCAGGAAACGCTGGTTGCCGATGCCGCTTCCGGTGCAGACTGCCTGGAATATTTCGGCGGCCTGGCCGCCACGCTCACGGGCGAACACATCGATTTGGGCGGCTCCTTTGCCTATACCAAGCGTGAACCGCTCGGCATCTGCTTCGGCATCGGCGCGTGGAATTACCCGATCCAGATCGCCTGCTGGAAGGCGGCACCCGCCCTCGTGTGCGGCAATGCCATGATCTTCAAGCCGTCGGAAGTCACGCCGCTGAGCGCGCTGAAACTGGCCGAGGCGCTCACCGAAGCCGGCCTGCCCGAGGGTGTCTTCAACGTCATCCAGGGTTTCGGCGATGTCGGCGCGAAGATGGTCGCCCATCCGGCTGTCGCCAAGGTGTCCCTGACCGGCTCCGTGCCGACCGGCGCCAAGGTCGCGGCGCTGGCCGGAGAGCACCTCAAGAAGACCACGCTTGAACTCGGCGGCAAGTCGCCGCTGATCGTCTTTGACGACGCGGATATCGACAACGCGGTTTCCGCAGCCATCAACGCCAACTTCTATTCCACCGGGCAGATCTGTTCCAACGGCACGCGGGTCTTCGTTCACACGGGTATCAAGGAAGCCTTCCTGGCGCGCCTGGCCGAGCGCACCGCCAACGCCGTGCTCGGCGACCCGCTGGACGAGGCCACCAATATCGGGCCCCTGATCTCCCGGCAGCAATTCGACAAGGTGATGCACTACATGCAGGTCGGCGCGCGCGAAGGCGCCCGGCTGGTGTGCGGTGGCGGCTCGGCAAGTGTCGACAGCTTCCCGGACGGCTATTTCGTGCAACCGACCGTCTTTGCCGATGTCACGGACGACATGACCATCGCCCGCGAGGAGATCTTCGGGCCGGTGCTGAGCGTGCTCGACTTTACCGGCGAAGACGAGGTGATTGCGCGGGCCAACGATACGGAATTCGGCCTCGCCGCGGGTGTTTTCACGAAGGATATCCAGCGCGCACACCGGGTGATCGACGGTCTGCAGGCCGGCACCTGCTGGATCAACACCTACAATCTCACGCCGATCGAAATGCCTTTCGGCGGCTACAAGAAATCCGGTATCGGCCGGGAAAACGGCCATGCCGCGATCGAGTATTACAGCCAGACGAAAAGCGTCTACGTGGAGATGGGCGGCGTCGAGGCGGCATTCTAG
- a CDS encoding adenylate/guanylate cyclase domain-containing protein, with the protein MTRTALDPSPRSYAQHVQLLQRSRRGPGCAPEKQTIADIKDWLLHEATRNGSVMLMFEEFMWRCQAAGLSIDRCMLRIGTLHPRVIGFSWVWSAEDQICDEIAADERVFHETAFTLNPLSRVIMHGETIRIDLKTEEGANSSPLTRELADAGYTSYVLLPLSASGETYNAMTFATKRPGGFPDKEKKHIRGLIDLLALHVERHVLQRIARNVADTYLGPIAGQRVLDGEIKRGDGEAIDAVVFMADMRDFTRLADQLSGPDVTAILNVYFDRVSEAVLSHGGDILKFMGDGILAVFDQKALGENAAADSAFKAARAALSAIADLNRSPPADLPDPALWHPLKIGIGLHRGEVFFGNVGGEERLDFTVIGRAVNETSRVESLCKPLGRELLLTEPVRDALSAELRTDLTAMGEHALRGVGKPVAIFAA; encoded by the coding sequence ATGACCAGAACCGCGCTTGATCCCTCGCCGCGCAGCTACGCCCAGCATGTACAACTGCTTCAGCGCTCACGCCGCGGTCCTGGCTGTGCGCCGGAAAAGCAGACGATCGCCGATATCAAGGATTGGCTGCTGCACGAGGCGACGCGGAACGGCAGCGTCATGCTGATGTTCGAGGAATTCATGTGGCGCTGCCAGGCGGCCGGTCTTTCCATCGACCGGTGCATGCTGCGCATCGGCACATTGCATCCGCGGGTAATCGGCTTCTCGTGGGTGTGGAGCGCCGAGGACCAGATTTGCGACGAGATCGCCGCAGACGAGCGCGTGTTTCATGAGACGGCGTTCACGCTCAACCCGCTTTCCAGGGTCATCATGCATGGCGAGACGATCAGGATCGACCTGAAGACGGAAGAAGGCGCCAATTCCTCGCCCCTGACGCGCGAACTGGCCGATGCAGGGTACACGTCTTATGTCCTGCTGCCGCTCAGCGCATCCGGCGAGACCTACAACGCCATGACATTTGCGACCAAACGGCCGGGCGGCTTTCCAGACAAGGAAAAGAAACACATCCGCGGCCTGATCGACCTGCTTGCGCTGCATGTCGAACGGCACGTCCTGCAGCGCATTGCCCGCAATGTCGCCGACACCTATCTCGGTCCGATTGCGGGACAGCGGGTGCTCGACGGGGAAATCAAGCGCGGCGACGGCGAAGCCATCGACGCCGTCGTCTTCATGGCGGACATGCGGGACTTCACCCGTCTGGCCGACCAGTTGAGCGGACCGGACGTCACGGCCATCCTCAACGTCTATTTCGACCGGGTCTCGGAGGCCGTTCTCAGCCATGGCGGCGACATTCTGAAATTCATGGGCGATGGCATCCTGGCCGTTTTCGACCAGAAAGCTCTTGGGGAAAATGCGGCCGCCGATTCGGCGTTCAAGGCGGCCAGGGCCGCCCTTTCTGCAATCGCGGATCTCAACCGGTCGCCGCCGGCAGACCTGCCGGATCCGGCCCTGTGGCATCCGCTCAAGATCGGTATCGGACTGCACCGCGGCGAGGTCTTCTTCGGCAATGTCGGTGGCGAGGAACGACTCGACTTCACCGTCATCGGCCGCGCGGTCAACGAGACCAGCCGTGTGGAATCCCTGTGCAAGCCGCTTGGCCGCGAGCTTCTGCTGACAGAACCTGTGCGTGACGCCCTGTCGGCCGAATTGCGAACCGACCTCACGGCGATGGGTGAACACGCCCTGCGCGGTGTCGGCAAGCCGGTCGCGATCTTTGCGGCCTGA
- the hemP gene encoding hemin uptake protein HemP — protein MTLTANSQKHRLSLGADSGTRRAFTGKPVHDLKSDYNTRDLFRGQRQIEIHHNDETYRLSITKQGKLILTK, from the coding sequence ATGACTTTGACTGCCAACAGCCAGAAGCACCGCCTGTCCCTGGGAGCTGACAGCGGCACCCGCCGGGCATTTACAGGCAAGCCCGTGCATGACCTCAAATCGGACTACAACACCCGCGACCTGTTTCGCGGCCAGCGGCAGATCGAGATCCATCACAACGACGAGACCTACCGTCTGTCGATCACCAAGCAGGGCAAACTGATCTTGACGAAGTGA
- the rirA gene encoding iron-responsive transcriptional regulator RirA — protein sequence MRLTQQTNYAVRALMYCAVNPDKPSKVADIAASFDMSETHLFKIMKVLVDANLIKTIRGRNGGVMLARPAEQITVGEVVRAAEESFLLAECFDSGRKDCPLIMSCGFNGLLHEALEAFMEVLDTKSIADLSEDRFGMRDLLKIDVAEAPIAANA from the coding sequence ATGCGTTTGACACAACAGACAAACTACGCCGTGCGCGCGCTCATGTACTGCGCCGTCAATCCGGACAAGCCAAGCAAGGTCGCCGACATCGCGGCCAGCTTCGACATGTCCGAAACCCACCTGTTCAAGATCATGAAGGTCCTGGTCGACGCCAACCTGATCAAGACCATCCGTGGCCGCAACGGCGGCGTCATGCTGGCCCGGCCGGCGGAGCAGATCACTGTGGGTGAAGTTGTGCGTGCGGCGGAAGAGAGCTTCCTTCTGGCCGAGTGTTTCGACAGTGGCCGCAAGGACTGTCCGCTGATCATGTCCTGCGGCTTCAACGGCCTGCTGCACGAGGCGCTCGAAGCCTTCATGGAAGTGCTCGACACCAAGTCCATCGCGGATCTTTCCGAAGACCGTTTCGGCATGCGCGATCTCCTGAAGATCGACGTCGCGGAGGCGCCGATCGCGGCCAACGCGTAA